One window of the Bradyrhizobium sp. NP1 genome contains the following:
- a CDS encoding fatty acid desaturase family protein yields the protein MTEAIVARSANLGDACVRDIPRLLSKDEIRDFSQIDSAKFTAAALLEFSLIVAAIWISETWWNPLVYALTVTVVGSRINGLGGLMHDAAHYRAYRNRQLNDFIGEILALPTSASMAGYRNTHFAHHRELNSEKDPDWQRNVGLKEFEFPAPRGSVLMHLMQYLAGLKIGSAFFGFHKNKETRDIPAAVARARLFFFAMLLMASIVLGFWKLILLYWIVPLLTVFLGIRYLRNVAEHYAVEHENVLNESRTVLAPFWERWLIAPWGLNYHLEHHLFPSVPCFRLKELHQLLMTRHPYPEIAHVTHGYFSGLLRDCASSQPEQVATSAS from the coding sequence ATGACCGAGGCGATCGTGGCTCGCTCGGCGAACCTGGGTGACGCCTGTGTGCGGGATATTCCGCGCCTTCTGTCCAAGGACGAAATCCGCGATTTTTCGCAAATCGACAGCGCCAAATTCACCGCAGCGGCCCTGCTCGAGTTCAGCCTGATCGTCGCGGCGATCTGGATCAGCGAAACCTGGTGGAATCCGCTGGTTTATGCCCTCACGGTCACCGTGGTCGGTTCGCGGATCAACGGGCTGGGCGGCCTGATGCACGACGCCGCGCACTATCGCGCCTACAGGAACAGGCAGCTGAACGACTTCATCGGAGAAATCCTGGCACTGCCGACGTCGGCTTCGATGGCGGGCTATCGAAATACGCACTTCGCCCATCACCGCGAACTGAACAGCGAAAAGGATCCCGACTGGCAGCGAAATGTCGGGCTCAAGGAATTCGAATTCCCGGCGCCGCGCGGCAGCGTGCTGATGCATCTCATGCAGTATCTGGCCGGCCTGAAGATCGGCTCCGCCTTCTTCGGATTTCACAAGAACAAGGAAACGCGCGACATTCCGGCCGCGGTGGCCCGCGCGCGGCTGTTCTTCTTTGCGATGCTCCTGATGGCCTCGATCGTGCTCGGCTTCTGGAAACTGATCCTGCTCTACTGGATCGTCCCGCTACTGACGGTCTTTCTCGGCATTCGATACCTGCGCAACGTCGCCGAGCATTACGCGGTTGAGCATGAGAACGTGCTCAACGAAAGCCGCACCGTGCTGGCGCCGTTCTGGGAGCGGTGGCTGATCGCGCCGTGGGGGCTCAACTATCATCTCGAGCACCACCTGTTCCCGAGCGTGCCCTGCTTCCGGCTCAAGGAACTGCATCAGCTGCTGATGACGCGCCATCCCTACCCCGAGATCGCGCATGTGACCCACGGCTATTTCAGCGGGCTGCTGCGCGATTGCGCCTCAAGCCAGCCTGAGCAGGTCGCCACCTCGGCGTCGTAG
- the tolB gene encoding Tol-Pal system beta propeller repeat protein TolB, protein MSFSLPPLSLDRRTLLIGGAGAAAGLLLPSGANAQPTKLQITEGTVAPLPIAITNFVPGTPADGEVGAGISGVITNNLKRSGLFAPIDQAAFIERITNSDNPPQFQSWRTINAQALVVGRATRQPDGRLKAEFRLWDITSGQQIGGQQYVTSPEYWRRIAHIISDQIYERLTGDKGYFDSRVVFVDESGSKERRVKRLAIMDQDGANVRYLTRGSDLVLTPRFSPNSQEITYMEFGQGDPRVYLFNIETGQREIVGNFPGMSFAPRFSPDGQRVIMSLQQGGNSNLFVMDLRSKSTTRLTDTPAIDTAPSYSPDGTQICFESDRGGKPQIYVMPANGGAAQRISFSKDDVNGSYSTPVWSPRGDYIAFTKQGGGQFSIGIMKPDGSGERILTSGYHNEGPTFAPNGRVVMFFRDPGGSGGPSLFTVDISGRNELRVPTPGFASDPAWSPLLS, encoded by the coding sequence ATGTCTTTTTCGCTGCCGCCGCTCTCCCTCGACCGCCGCACGCTCCTGATCGGGGGCGCCGGCGCGGCGGCCGGCCTGTTGCTGCCGTCGGGCGCTAACGCGCAGCCGACCAAATTGCAGATCACCGAAGGCACCGTCGCGCCGCTGCCGATCGCGATCACCAATTTCGTGCCGGGCACGCCGGCCGACGGCGAGGTCGGCGCTGGCATCTCCGGCGTCATCACCAACAACCTCAAGCGCAGCGGCCTGTTCGCGCCGATCGATCAGGCTGCCTTCATCGAGCGCATCACCAACAGTGACAACCCGCCGCAATTCCAGAGCTGGAGGACCATCAACGCGCAGGCGCTGGTGGTCGGGCGCGCGACCCGGCAGCCCGACGGACGGCTGAAGGCCGAGTTTCGCCTGTGGGACATCACCTCCGGCCAGCAGATCGGCGGCCAGCAATACGTCACCTCGCCGGAATACTGGCGCCGTATCGCCCACATCATCTCGGACCAGATCTACGAGCGCCTGACCGGCGACAAGGGCTATTTCGACAGCCGCGTCGTGTTCGTCGACGAATCCGGCTCCAAGGAGCGACGGGTCAAGCGGCTCGCGATCATGGACCAGGACGGCGCCAATGTGCGCTATTTGACGCGCGGCAGCGATCTCGTGCTGACGCCGCGATTCTCGCCGAACAGCCAGGAAATCACCTACATGGAGTTCGGCCAGGGCGATCCCAGGGTCTATCTCTTCAACATCGAGACCGGCCAGCGCGAGATCGTCGGCAATTTCCCCGGCATGTCGTTCGCGCCGCGCTTCTCGCCCGACGGCCAGCGCGTCATCATGAGCCTGCAGCAGGGCGGCAACTCGAACCTGTTCGTGATGGACCTGCGCTCGAAATCGACCACGCGGCTCACCGACACGCCGGCGATCGACACCGCGCCGTCCTATTCGCCCGACGGCACGCAGATCTGCTTCGAGTCCGACCGCGGCGGCAAGCCGCAGATCTACGTCATGCCGGCGAATGGCGGGGCAGCGCAGCGCATCTCCTTCTCCAAGGACGACGTCAACGGCAGCTATTCCACCCCGGTATGGTCGCCGCGCGGCGACTACATCGCGTTCACCAAGCAGGGCGGTGGCCAGTTCTCGATCGGCATCATGAAGCCCGACGGCTCCGGCGAGCGCATCCTCACCTCCGGCTACCACAACGAGGGGCCGACCTTCGCGCCGAACGGGCGGGTGGTGATGTTCTTCCGCGATCCCGGCGGCAGCGGCGGTCCGTCGCTGTTCACGGTCGACATCTCGGGGCGCAACGAGCTGCGCGTGCCGACGCCCGGCTTCGCCTCCGATCCGGCGTGGTCGCCGCTTTTGTCGTGA
- a CDS encoding protein TolA — protein sequence MKVDKTLVASITLHVLVIGWGLVSFSARSLEAPPPESMPVDIISADQLSKITAGIKTGEKDKPKPMVEKVAAEPPPDDAVGKITQKKEIVTASAPEPPPKPVEKPVEKKPDPPKPVAEEKPKDEPKPIEKKPDPPKVDPIAEALKTEEAKKPKPKPEAKAAPPQPPKPKQERVFDQSRIAALLDKRDPTRQAITGSELNASASLGTTHGRAATLSQSELDAMRARLASLWNVQPGIEHPEELFVTVRIRLGPDRRLAGPPQVVSTGSSPRYQAAAEAAVRAVLQGQPYTMLRDETYDQWKYMDIDFDPRTMFRS from the coding sequence GTGAAGGTCGACAAGACACTCGTTGCGTCGATTACGCTCCACGTCCTCGTGATCGGATGGGGACTGGTCTCCTTTTCCGCGCGCTCGCTCGAGGCGCCGCCGCCGGAATCGATGCCGGTCGACATCATCTCGGCCGACCAGCTTTCCAAGATCACCGCCGGCATCAAGACCGGCGAGAAGGACAAGCCGAAGCCGATGGTCGAGAAGGTCGCGGCCGAGCCGCCGCCTGATGACGCCGTTGGCAAGATCACGCAGAAAAAGGAAATCGTGACCGCCTCGGCGCCCGAGCCGCCGCCGAAGCCGGTGGAAAAGCCGGTCGAGAAGAAACCCGATCCGCCGAAACCCGTCGCCGAGGAAAAGCCGAAGGACGAGCCGAAGCCGATCGAGAAGAAGCCGGACCCGCCCAAGGTCGATCCGATCGCCGAAGCCCTGAAGACGGAAGAAGCCAAGAAGCCGAAGCCGAAACCGGAGGCCAAGGCGGCGCCGCCGCAGCCGCCGAAGCCGAAGCAGGAGCGGGTGTTCGATCAGTCCAGGATCGCGGCCCTCCTCGACAAGCGCGATCCGACGCGGCAGGCGATCACCGGCTCGGAGCTGAACGCTTCCGCTTCGCTCGGCACCACGCACGGCCGCGCCGCGACGCTGTCGCAGTCCGAGCTCGACGCGATGCGGGCGCGGCTTGCGAGCCTGTGGAACGTGCAGCCCGGCATCGAGCATCCCGAAGAGCTGTTCGTTACCGTGCGCATTCGTCTGGGGCCTGATCGCCGGCTCGCCGGGCCGCCGCAGGTGGTCTCGACCGGCTCCTCGCCGCGCTACCAGGCGGCGGCGGAAGCCGCCGTGCGCGCCGTGCTGCAGGGCCAGCCCTACACGATGCTGCGCGACGAGACCTATGACCAATGGAAATACATGGACATCGATTTCGATCCCCGAACGATGTTCCGCAGTTGA
- the tolR gene encoding protein TolR: MAMNVASSSGRSGRRSRRRPVMAEINVTPMVDVMLVLLIIFMVSAPLLTVGVPLDLPQTQAKSLDQDKNPLTLSVNLKGQVFLNDTEIKLDDLVPKLKAITDARGGLDERIFVRGDKKVDYGTVMKVMGRLSAAGFRRVALVTEVDQG; the protein is encoded by the coding sequence ATGGCGATGAACGTTGCGAGTTCGTCGGGACGAAGCGGGCGTCGCAGCCGGCGCCGGCCCGTCATGGCCGAGATCAACGTGACGCCGATGGTCGACGTCATGCTGGTGCTGCTCATCATCTTCATGGTGTCGGCGCCGCTGCTCACCGTCGGCGTGCCGCTCGATCTGCCGCAGACCCAGGCCAAGAGCCTCGACCAGGACAAGAACCCGCTGACGCTGTCGGTGAACCTGAAGGGCCAGGTCTTCCTGAACGACACCGAGATCAAGCTCGACGACCTCGTGCCGAAGCTGAAGGCAATCACCGATGCCCGCGGCGGCCTCGACGAGCGCATCTTCGTCCGCGGCGACAAGAAGGTCGACTACGGGACCGTGATGAAGGTGATGGGACGGCTTTCCGCGGCGGGCTTCCGCCGCGTGGCGCTGGTGACGGAAGTGGATCAGGGGTAG
- the tolQ gene encoding protein TolQ gives MNPADVAQAALPLPSADVSLIALFLQAHWIVKAVMLGLLSCSVWVWAIAIDKLFLYARTRRAMDRFEQAFWSGESIEELYRALSAKPTHSMAACFVAAMREWKRSFESHARSIAGLQMRIEKVMNVSIAREVERLERRLLVLATVGSAGPFVGLFGTVWGIMSSFQSIAASKNTSLAVVAPGIAEALFATAIGLIAAIPATIFYNKFTSEVNRQAQRLEGFADEFSAILSRQIDERG, from the coding sequence ATGAATCCGGCTGACGTGGCACAGGCAGCGCTGCCGCTGCCATCCGCCGACGTATCGCTGATTGCGCTGTTCCTGCAGGCCCACTGGATCGTGAAAGCGGTCATGCTCGGGCTGCTTTCCTGTTCGGTCTGGGTGTGGGCGATCGCGATCGACAAGCTGTTTCTCTATGCGCGCACGCGCCGCGCGATGGATCGCTTCGAGCAGGCGTTCTGGTCCGGTGAATCGATCGAGGAGCTCTATCGCGCGCTGTCGGCCAAGCCGACGCATTCGATGGCGGCCTGTTTCGTCGCGGCGATGCGCGAGTGGAAGCGCTCGTTCGAAAGCCATGCCCGCTCGATTGCGGGGCTGCAGATGCGCATCGAGAAGGTGATGAACGTCTCGATCGCGCGCGAGGTCGAGCGGCTGGAGCGGCGGCTTCTGGTGCTGGCGACCGTCGGCTCGGCCGGCCCGTTTGTCGGCCTGTTCGGCACGGTCTGGGGCATCATGTCGAGCTTCCAGTCGATCGCGGCCTCGAAAAACACCTCGCTGGCCGTGGTGGCGCCGGGCATTGCGGAAGCGCTGTTTGCCACCGCGATCGGCCTGATTGCCGCAATTCCGGCGACTATTTTCTACAATAAGTTCACCTCCGAGGTGAACCGGCAGGCGCAGCGCCTGGAAGGTTTCGCAGATGAATTTTCCGCCATCCTGTCGCGTCAGATCGACGAGCGCGGGTGA
- a CDS encoding DUF2852 domain-containing protein, giving the protein MAYTADVNRWRGPEEPYQPQQPYRPQMLESPWHPGWIIVTILGFLIWWPIGLALLFFTLGSRKMSCWSHQDRWQNKMERMQYKMERMRGRMERRGWGFGPPTSGNRAFDEYRMETLQRLEEEQKEFHEFLSRLRHAKDKEEFDAFMAQHRQRPTPPNDPPQSQG; this is encoded by the coding sequence ATGGCCTACACCGCAGATGTCAATCGATGGCGCGGCCCCGAAGAGCCCTACCAGCCTCAGCAGCCCTACCGCCCGCAGATGCTCGAAAGCCCGTGGCATCCGGGCTGGATCATCGTGACCATTCTCGGCTTCCTGATCTGGTGGCCGATCGGACTTGCCCTTCTCTTTTTCACACTCGGGAGCAGAAAGATGTCGTGCTGGAGCCACCAGGATCGCTGGCAGAACAAGATGGAGCGCATGCAGTACAAGATGGAGCGGATGCGCGGCCGCATGGAGCGTCGCGGCTGGGGCTTTGGCCCGCCCACGAGCGGCAATCGCGCCTTCGACGAATACCGCATGGAGACGCTGCAGCGGCTCGAGGAGGAGCAGAAGGAATTCCACGAGTTCCTGAGCCGGCTGCGCCATGCCAAGGACAAGGAGGAGTTCGACGCCTTCATGGCCCAGCATCGCCAGCGCCCGACGCCGCCGAACGATCCGCCGCAGAGCCAGGGTTGA
- a CDS encoding TetR/AcrR family transcriptional regulator: MSWRKDQGRSERGYHHGNLKEALLQAALDLIAQKGAAGFTFADAARMAGVSPAAPYRHFRDRDELLSSIAQRGFEQFEAMLTAAWDDGRPDTITAFERVGKSYLAFARNEPAFYSAMYESGLPVDVNPTLLTASERAFGVLRAAAERLAALVPAGSPRPPAMMMALHIWSMSHGVASLFARGDAARRKLPMSPEELLEAEVLIYLRGLGFPTDRRPADGSAEAESKPAGPWGKPK, encoded by the coding sequence ATGAGCTGGCGCAAGGATCAGGGCCGCAGCGAACGCGGCTATCATCATGGCAATCTGAAAGAGGCGCTGCTGCAGGCCGCGCTCGACCTGATCGCGCAGAAGGGCGCGGCCGGGTTCACCTTTGCAGACGCCGCGCGCATGGCGGGCGTCAGCCCCGCCGCACCCTACCGCCATTTCCGCGACCGCGATGAATTGCTGTCCTCGATCGCCCAGCGCGGCTTCGAGCAGTTCGAGGCGATGCTGACGGCGGCGTGGGACGACGGCCGGCCCGACACGATCACGGCGTTCGAGCGGGTCGGCAAATCCTATCTGGCGTTCGCCCGCAACGAGCCCGCCTTCTATTCGGCGATGTACGAGTCCGGGCTCCCTGTCGATGTCAATCCGACGCTTCTGACAGCGAGCGAGCGCGCCTTCGGCGTGCTGCGCGCGGCCGCCGAGCGGCTTGCGGCGCTGGTGCCGGCGGGTTCGCCGCGACCGCCGGCAATGATGATGGCGCTGCACATCTGGTCGATGTCGCACGGCGTCGCCTCGCTGTTTGCGCGCGGCGATGCGGCGCGGCGCAAGCTGCCGATGTCGCCGGAGGAATTGCTGGAGGCCGAAGTGCTGATCTACCTGCGCGGGCTGGGCTTCCCGACCGACCGCCGGCCCGCGGATGGGTCGGCTGAGGCCGAAAGCAAGCCCGCCGGCCCCTGGGGCAAGCCAAAATAA
- a CDS encoding YciI family protein, protein MRFMMLMIPLGYETAPPDVKLDPERVAAMMRYNEALKDAGILITLDGLHPPSMGARVSFATGEPIVTDGPFTESKEVLGGYWMIEVKSREEAVEWAKKCPASQNEIIEIRQVQEMADFPADVQAAAAGFPELQKSLRG, encoded by the coding sequence ATGCGTTTCATGATGCTGATGATCCCGCTCGGCTACGAGACCGCCCCGCCGGACGTGAAGCTCGATCCCGAGCGGGTGGCCGCGATGATGCGATACAACGAGGCGCTGAAGGATGCGGGCATCCTGATCACGCTCGACGGCCTGCACCCGCCCTCGATGGGCGCGCGCGTGTCCTTTGCCACCGGCGAGCCGATCGTCACCGATGGCCCGTTCACCGAATCCAAGGAAGTGCTCGGCGGCTACTGGATGATCGAGGTGAAGTCCCGCGAGGAAGCGGTCGAATGGGCCAAAAAGTGCCCGGCCTCGCAAAACGAGATCATCGAAATCCGCCAGGTGCAGGAAATGGCGGATTTCCCCGCCGACGTTCAGGCCGCGGCGGCCGGGTTTCCCGAGCTGCAGAAGTCCCTGCGCGGTTAA
- a CDS encoding YciI family protein has protein sequence MRFMVIVKASKASEAGEMPSTEMLTAMGKFNEEMAKAGVIEAGEGLHPTSNGARIRYSSAGQTRVTRGPFALTDDLVAGFWLIKTKSLDEAIDWMKRAPFDGEEIEIRQVFSPEDFGEALTPELREQEARLRAQAAKK, from the coding sequence ATGCGATTCATGGTGATTGTGAAGGCCAGCAAGGCTTCCGAAGCCGGCGAGATGCCCAGCACGGAGATGCTGACCGCGATGGGCAAGTTCAACGAGGAGATGGCGAAGGCCGGCGTGATCGAGGCGGGCGAGGGCCTGCATCCCACATCGAACGGCGCGCGGATCAGATATTCCTCGGCCGGCCAGACCAGGGTGACGCGCGGCCCGTTCGCGCTGACAGATGACCTGGTCGCGGGCTTCTGGCTGATCAAGACGAAGTCGCTCGACGAGGCGATCGACTGGATGAAGCGCGCGCCGTTCGACGGCGAGGAGATCGAGATCCGCCAGGTGTTTTCGCCCGAGGATTTCGGCGAGGCGCTGACGCCGGAATTGCGCGAGCAGGAGGCGCGGTTGCGCGCCCAGGCCGCGAAGAAGTAG
- a CDS encoding serine hydrolase domain-containing protein, whose translation MPTASGSGGLSAARLGRMHEVMAAHVAAGAMPGLVTLVSRGGDIHVDVIGRQAFGGAPMRRDTIFRITSMTKPVTAVAAMILVEECRLRLDDPVDRWLPELADRKVLRAIDAAVDDTVPAQRAITLRDLLTFRFGLGMIMAFPDRYPIQRAIAEAGFAPGPVFPAFAPDELMRRYGALPLAYQPGERWLYNAGTEILSVLIARAAGMSFGQFLRERIFVPLGMKDTAFHVPAEKRDRFATSYMRDHASGELKVFDDPERGKFANPPLFENGSAGLVSTADDFNAFAQMMLNGGRLGAERILSRPSIELMTTDQLTAGQKQGSELFFGDNRGWGFGLSVFTRRDDLCSVPGRFGWDGGYGTSWYSDPREGLTGILLTQRMMDSPQPPATLSDFWTLAYQAIDD comes from the coding sequence ATGCCGACAGCATCCGGGTCCGGTGGACTATCCGCGGCGCGCCTCGGGCGCATGCATGAGGTGATGGCGGCCCATGTCGCGGCCGGCGCGATGCCGGGCCTGGTGACGCTGGTGAGCCGCGGCGGCGACATTCATGTCGACGTCATCGGCCGCCAGGCCTTCGGCGGCGCGCCGATGCGGCGCGACACCATCTTCCGCATCACCTCGATGACCAAGCCGGTCACCGCGGTCGCCGCCATGATCCTGGTGGAGGAATGCCGGCTCCGGCTCGACGACCCCGTCGATCGCTGGCTGCCGGAACTGGCCGACCGCAAGGTGCTGCGCGCCATCGATGCCGCGGTCGACGACACCGTGCCGGCGCAGCGCGCCATCACGCTGCGCGATCTCCTCACCTTCCGCTTCGGGCTCGGCATGATCATGGCGTTTCCCGACCGCTATCCGATCCAGAGGGCGATCGCGGAAGCGGGCTTTGCGCCGGGTCCGGTGTTTCCGGCGTTTGCGCCCGATGAACTGATGCGGCGCTACGGAGCGCTGCCGCTGGCCTACCAGCCCGGCGAGCGCTGGCTCTATAACGCCGGCACCGAGATCCTCTCCGTGCTGATCGCGCGCGCCGCCGGCATGAGCTTCGGGCAATTCCTGCGCGAGCGCATCTTCGTGCCGCTCGGCATGAAGGATACCGCCTTCCACGTCCCGGCGGAGAAGCGCGATCGCTTCGCGACCAGCTACATGCGCGATCACGCGAGCGGCGAGTTGAAGGTGTTCGATGATCCCGAAAGGGGCAAGTTCGCCAATCCTCCTTTATTCGAGAACGGCAGCGCCGGCCTCGTCTCGACCGCGGATGATTTCAACGCCTTTGCCCAGATGATGCTCAACGGCGGCCGGCTCGGCGCGGAGCGCATCCTGTCGCGTCCTTCAATCGAGCTGATGACGACGGACCAGCTCACGGCAGGGCAGAAGCAGGGTTCGGAGCTGTTCTTCGGCGACAACAGGGGCTGGGGTTTTGGTCTCTCGGTATTCACCCGGCGCGACGACCTTTGCAGCGTGCCCGGACGCTTCGGCTGGGACGGTGGCTACGGCACCTCCTGGTATTCCGATCCAAGGGAAGGCCTGACGGGCATTCTTCTGACCCAGCGGATGATGGATTCGCCGCAGCCGCCGGCCACGCTCTCGGATTTCTGGACGCTCGCCTATCAGGCGATCGACGACTGA
- a CDS encoding nuclear transport factor 2 family protein, with protein MSAQHRADAIRAIFAAYLANDRKAVEDALADDFRFTSPYDDRIDKATYFERCWKGSDWIGRHELERIVVDGDAAFVTYRCVARDGTSFRNTEVFVFACDKVRSIDVYFGASYRSGVFEPRPR; from the coding sequence ATGTCCGCGCAGCACCGCGCGGATGCGATCCGCGCCATTTTCGCGGCCTATCTCGCCAACGACCGCAAGGCGGTCGAAGACGCGCTGGCCGACGATTTTCGCTTCACCAGCCCTTATGACGACCGGATCGACAAGGCGACCTATTTCGAGCGCTGCTGGAAGGGCAGCGACTGGATCGGCCGGCACGAGCTCGAGCGGATCGTCGTCGACGGCGATGCCGCCTTCGTCACCTATCGCTGCGTCGCCAGGGACGGCACGTCCTTTCGCAACACCGAAGTGTTCGTCTTTGCCTGCGACAAGGTGCGCAGCATCGACGTCTATTTCGGCGCCAGCTACCGCAGCGGGGTCTTCGAGCCGCGGCCGCGATAG
- a CDS encoding glutathione S-transferase family protein produces MSLTLHFHPLSSFCWKALTALYENDTPFTPNPVNLGDEAERAALLRLWPIGRFPVLEDKGRGEIVPESSIIIEYLDSHYPGRTRFLSDDPARALQVRLRDRFYDLYAHLPMQKIVGDRLRPADSKDPHGVAEARGQLRTAYRMIDAQMEKGGWAMGDAFTMADCAALPVLFYGNKVEPLGNSHQNAAAYLARLLARPSVARVIKEAEPYFHMFPQENG; encoded by the coding sequence ATGTCGCTGACGTTGCATTTCCACCCCTTGTCGTCCTTCTGCTGGAAGGCGCTGACCGCGCTCTACGAGAACGACACGCCGTTCACGCCCAACCCGGTCAACCTCGGTGACGAAGCCGAGCGCGCCGCGCTGCTGCGATTGTGGCCGATCGGCCGTTTTCCGGTGCTGGAAGACAAGGGCAGGGGCGAGATCGTCCCGGAATCGAGCATCATCATCGAATATCTCGATTCCCATTATCCTGGACGGACACGTTTCCTTTCCGATGATCCGGCTCGCGCGCTGCAGGTCAGGCTGCGGGATCGCTTCTACGACCTCTATGCGCACCTGCCGATGCAGAAGATCGTCGGCGACCGGCTTCGTCCCGCCGACAGCAAGGACCCGCATGGCGTTGCGGAGGCGCGCGGCCAGTTGCGCACCGCCTACCGCATGATCGACGCGCAGATGGAAAAGGGCGGCTGGGCCATGGGCGATGCGTTCACGATGGCCGATTGCGCGGCGCTGCCGGTGCTGTTCTACGGCAACAAGGTCGAGCCGCTCGGCAATAGCCATCAAAACGCCGCCGCCTATCTCGCGCGGCTGTTGGCCCGGCCGTCGGTTGCCCGCGTCATCAAGGAGGCCGAGCCCTATTTTCACATGTTTCCGCAGGAGAACGGCTGA
- a CDS encoding dihydrofolate reductase family protein, with translation MASSKAKTANLMASRRLFGPDVPGVVERLKRENARDILLFGIADLAATLFRQGLIDECRIGLCPIVLGQGTPLFKPGMRTSSCATAVRCRAASSSCATCRRSCKETPCR, from the coding sequence ATGGCTTCGTCGAAGGCGAAAACCGCGAATCTCATGGCATCTCGACGTCTGTTCGGTCCCGACGTTCCTGGGGTTGTCGAGCGGCTGAAGCGGGAAAATGCCAGGGATATCTTGCTGTTCGGCATCGCCGATCTCGCAGCGACTTTATTTCGGCAAGGGCTGATCGACGAATGTCGGATCGGGCTTTGCCCGATCGTCCTCGGCCAAGGCACGCCGCTGTTCAAGCCGGGCATGCGGACCTCAAGCTGCGCGACAGCCGTTCGCTGTCGAGCGGCGTCGTCATCCTGTGCTACGTGCCGGCGCAGCTGTAAGGAGACCCCATGTCGCTGA
- a CDS encoding helix-turn-helix domain-containing protein, with product MTDAQRSGCPINLSLEVLGDKWSLLVIRDMMFGNRRHFRELLTRSEEGISSNILADRLKSLLDEGVISREDDPTHKQKGIYSLTEKGIELLPVLAQMAGWGYKYLPVSEELGIRAKLLSGGGPKMWAEFMDELREVHLGIKQRRKAGASVSERLQAAYEAVVRKKQAS from the coding sequence ATGACCGACGCGCAGCGCTCGGGTTGTCCGATCAATCTCTCGCTCGAGGTGCTTGGCGACAAATGGAGCCTGCTCGTGATCCGCGACATGATGTTCGGAAACCGGCGGCATTTCCGCGAGCTGCTCACCAGATCGGAGGAAGGAATCTCCTCCAATATCCTCGCCGACCGGCTGAAATCCCTGCTCGACGAGGGCGTCATCAGCCGCGAAGACGATCCCACGCACAAGCAGAAGGGAATCTACTCACTGACCGAGAAGGGCATCGAGCTGTTGCCCGTGCTCGCGCAGATGGCGGGCTGGGGCTACAAATATCTGCCGGTCAGCGAGGAGCTGGGCATCCGCGCGAAACTGCTCTCCGGCGGTGGCCCGAAGATGTGGGCCGAGTTCATGGACGAGCTGCGCGAGGTTCATCTCGGCATCAAGCAACGCCGGAAAGCCGGGGCTTCGGTGAGCGAGCGCCTGCAGGCCGCCTATGAAGCCGTCGTGCGGAAGAAGCAGGCTTCGTGA
- a CDS encoding cupin domain-containing protein, translated as MKVIAYQDDAPERWRPGVETRMVVSARNGAGQLCIFEQRVAPGAGAPTHHHPVEEVLTVREGVAEMWIDQARVTVSAGQSLIIPAGRLHGFRNCGSAALHIHAVLASAVFEATAEGATEVTRRWTTAS; from the coding sequence ATGAAAGTGATCGCTTATCAGGATGATGCGCCGGAACGCTGGCGCCCCGGCGTGGAAACGCGCATGGTGGTCTCGGCGCGCAATGGCGCTGGTCAGCTATGCATCTTCGAGCAGCGCGTGGCGCCAGGCGCCGGCGCACCGACCCACCACCATCCGGTCGAGGAGGTGCTGACGGTGCGCGAGGGCGTGGCGGAAATGTGGATCGATCAGGCGCGCGTCACCGTTTCGGCGGGCCAATCGCTGATCATTCCGGCAGGCCGGCTTCACGGCTTCCGCAACTGCGGCAGCGCGGCGCTCCATATCCATGCGGTATTGGCCTCAGCCGTCTTCGAGGCGACGGCCGAGGGCGCAACAGAGGTCACGCGGCGGTGGACCACGGCGTCTTAA